A genomic window from Calonectris borealis chromosome 26, bCalBor7.hap1.2, whole genome shotgun sequence includes:
- the BLTP3A gene encoding bridge-like lipid transfer protein family member 3A isoform X3, protein MAGIIKKQILKHLSRFTKNLSPDKINLSTLKGQGQLTNLELDEEVLQNVLELPTWLAITRVYCNKASIRIQWTKLKTHPICLYLDKVEVEMRTCEEPRPPNGQSPIALAAGQSEYGFAEKVVEGMFIVVNSITIKIHSKAFHASFELWQLQGYSVNPNWQQSDLRLTRITDPQRGEVLTFKELTWQTLRIEADATDNGDQDPVTTPLRLITNQGRIQISLKRRTKDCNVMASKLMFLLDDLLWVLTDSQLKAMMKYAESLSEAMEKSAQQRKSLAPESVQITPPAPSTQQSWSQPFGVSPNASSIGQYFDKHDMKESSYHLLISRLDLHICDDSHTRESGTLKHGMLGGAMQLTFRRMAFDYYPFHRAGDACKHWVRYSEAMETRGQWAKKLVSEFQSKIEKLYEEMDPAFARTPLSPFKRKPDTSLSPQKSPLEKGRVPPTSLPRLRQPPWNRLRSSCVVVRVDDLDVHQVSTAGQQSKKPSTLLSCSRKFFKLPDQVSAIHIEFTEYYFPDNQDFPVPCPNLYVQLNGLMLTLDTASVLWINLFCLDLYRSLEQFKAIYKLEDSGKHDEHFDVRLDGFRLKLNIPVEKKVTDHQDRPQTLSICTSEMTATNTRHAPFCSCQDLQSLFRKFASSEFYHSSYTKFPRSQDNFSLLHTLFLRHAYEVDGRPQKHPGFPQLLHRTSASEDLWSMNFTELSLDFEGAESSKGRALSFIDPFPLSIWACLPKRWGQAQVSKRQELAASELKIKPSASFSNHSKNENLSREHGVCQRSKTDQDLKNIYKVPETMDVLGESDCEIDDGVDDKELDASADIHVLVSSSVHVKVRLNHYQYLVLLRMKEVLQTLQEQLAQDTQEVTGSPLDSMSACVGVMFHSAEVALLMNPAPGSVLEPRSLDSDTTSLIESELSPSDSKEGLVAEEKELKSETSSEKGVCSTSEIPEDSGIENTGTSVTSVPLERLPRSASDGALSTAPRSKSIEEKGLIEEAHEAVEALAAEGPAETSSHPQSPPALPSSPISDTQPLGRGNITLNGQAELIPLKNIEVELSSALHITKDATKEALHVTMDLTKEAMSITKDALSLSREKMTSTMQKMLSLPPAKDSVPKAEEGAVTPGGAGSSRMRFFSMKRTASQHSFDTTSVDGSGPEDGLSVDSDGSDGFVMLTDSEPSLDPLPSGHLPQVHDDTGSRASLMAEDEGGVSPEIDSSTSQSEDPSLQPVSVLVLKMNEVNCGIEARGDDLSVALQVKNVVPEQLNNVGMWQYLRGYLALGDPGIEKPSDPEASKTQPEVCLRLEVGPNAAVHSPLAVQNGFLHMLVHSYTAELFMSFLTNLGPFLEDEIIPEVIPMEIEVVDAKITLKDDSPRIYPTSPGPVPITLAVDHIIVKRRDDGVFYLTAPQGEGSQKQEKPVSVLQEQKAPAACVLAAPAAGARGLQLKEVPELQRELQTMKIALAEANMDKARLLQEIRKYNPLFQL, encoded by the exons GTTTACCAAGAATCTCTCTCCAGACAAAATCAACCTGAGCACGCTGAAAGGGCAGGGGCAGCTGACCAACCTGGAGCTGGATGAAGAGGTGCTGCAGAATGTGCTGGAGCTGCCCACCTGGCTTGCCATCACTCGGGTCTACTGTAACAAGGCATCTATCAGG ATCCAGTGGACAAAGCTGAAAACACACCCAATCTGCCTG TACCTGGATAAAGTGGAGGTAGAGATGCGAACATGCGAAGAGCCTCGGCCACCCAACGGACAGTCTCCCATTGCTCTTGCTGCAGGTCAAAG TGAATATGGCTTTGCTGAAAAGGTTGTGGAGGGGATGTTTATTGTTGTCAATTCCATCACCATCAAGATTCACTCCAAGGCCTTTCATGCTTCTTTTGAGCTATGGCAGCTCCAAGGCTACAGTGTCAACCCGAACTGGCAACAGAGTGACTTGCGACTCACCCGCATTACTGATCCACAGAGAGGAGAG GTTTTGACGTTCAAAGAGCTCACCTGGCAGACACTTCGGATAGAAGCAGATGCCACTGACAATGGCGATCAGGATCCTGTTACTACTCCTCTGAGACTCATTACCAACCAAGGGAGGATCCAGATCTCTCTCAAGAGAAGG ACCAAAGATTGCAATGTGATGGCATCTAAGCTGATGTTTCTGCTTGATGACCTGCTCTGGGTGCTGACAGACTCTCAGCTGAAAGCAATGATGAAATATGCAGAGTCTCTGAGTGAAGCCATGGAGAAGTctgcacagcagaggaaaagcttGGCACCAGAGTCTGTACAG ATCACACCGCCTGCTCCAAGTACCCAGCAGTCCTGGTCTCAGCCGTTTGGAGTCAGCCCAAATGCAAGTAGCATTGGTCAATACTTTGATAAGCACGACATGAAGGAGTCATCGTACCACCTCCTCATCTCACGCTTGGATCTGCATATCTGCGATGACAGCCACACTCGAGAGTCAG GCACTTTGAAGCATGGGATGCTGGGAGGTGCCATGCAGCTGACCTTCAGGAGGATGGCTTTTGACTATTACCCTTTCCACAGGGCAG GGGATGCCTGCAAGCATTGGGTGAGGTACAGTGAAGCAATGGAAACGCGGGGACAATGGGCAAAGAAGTTGGTCAGTGAATTTCAAAGCAAGATTGAGAAGCTTTATGAAGAAATGGACCCTGCATTTGCCAGGACTCCACTTTCCCCCTTCAAAAGGAAACCAG ATACTTCGTTAAGTCCTCAGAAAAGTCCCTTAGAGAAAGGCCGTGTACCTCCCACAAGTTTGCCACGACTCCGGCAGCCTCCCTGGAACCGGCTTCGATCCAGCTGTGTGGTAGTTCGAGTGGATGACTTGGATGTTCACCAG GTTTCGACGGCTGGTCAACAAAGTAAGAAACCCTCCACCTTGCTTTCATGTAGTAGAAAATTCTTCAAACTTCCTGATCAGGTCTCTGCAATCCATATTGAATTCACAGAGTATTACTTCCCAGACAATCAGGACTTTCCAG TTCCATGCCCAAACCTGTATGTACAGCTGAATGGCCTGATGCTTACCCTGGATACAGCAAGCGTGCTCTGGATAAACCTCTTCTGTCTGGATCTTTATCGCAGCTTGGAGCAGTTCAAAGCCATCTACAAGCTGGAGGACTCGGGCAAGCATGATGAGCATTTTGATGTTCGACTGGATGGCTTCCGGCTGAAG CTTAACATCCCCGTGGAGAAGAAAGTCACTGACCATCAAGATCGTCCACAGACACTCAGCATTTGCACATCGGAGATGACTGCCACCAACACCCGCCACGCTCCCTTCTGCAGCTGTCAGGACCTCCAGAGCCTCTTCCGTAAATTTGCCAGTTCAGAATTCTACCACTCCAGCTACACTAAGTTCCCAAGGTCTCAGGACAATTTCAGCCTTCTCCACACCCTCTTCTTGCGCCATGCGTATGAGGTGGATGGTAGGCCTCAGAAGCATCCAGGCTTTCCCCAGCTGCTACACAGAACCTCTGCCTCTGAAGATCTGTGGTCTATGAATTTCACTGAGCTTTCTCTGGACTTCGAGGGGGCTGAAAGCTCAAAGGGCAGAGCCCTTAGCTTTATTGACCCTTTTCCGCTTTCCATTTGGGCCTGCCTTCCCAAGAGATGGGGGCAAGCTCAGGTATCTAAGCGACAGGAATTGGCTGCCTCTGAGTTGAAAATCAAGCCTTCTGCCAGCTTTAGCAATCACTCCAAGAATGAGAACCTTTCCAGAGAACATGGGGTTTGTCAAAGATCAAAGACTGACCAAGATCTGAAGAACATCTACAAGGTCCCAGAGACAATGGATGTCTTGGGAGAATCTGACTGTGAAATTGATGATGGAGTAGATGATAAAGAGCTGGACGCCTCTGCTGATATCCATGTGCTTGTGTCCTCATCTGTTCATGTCAAAGTTCGGCTCAACCACTACCAGTACTTGGTGCTGCTCAGGATGAAAGAAGTTCTGCAAACACTACAGGAGCAGTTGGCCCAAGATACCCAGGAAGTGACTGGGTCTCCTTTAGACTCTATGTCTGCTTGTGTAGGAGTTATGTTCCACAGTGCCGAAGTGGCCCTACTCATGAACCCCGCACCAGGCTCTGTCTTGGAACCCAGATCCCTTGACTCCGACACAACAAGCCTGATAGAGTCTGAGCTCTCGCCTTCAGACAGCAAGGAGGGGCTCGTGGCCgaagagaaggagctgaaatcggAGACCAGTTCGGAGAAGGGAGTATGCAGTACCTCAGAGATCCCAGAGGACAGTGGGATTGAAAATACAGGTACCAGTGTAACCAGTGTACCGCTGGAGAGGCTCCCAAGGTCTGCAAGTGATGGAGCTCTGAGTACAGCTCCGCGTAGTAAGAGTATAGAGGAGAAAGGTTTGATAGAGGAAGCACATGAAGCTGTGGAAGCCCTGGCTGCAGAAGGACCAGCAGAGACGAGCAGCCATCCTcagagccctcctgccctcccttctAGCCCAATCTCGGACACGCAGCCCTTGGGGAGAGGAAACATCACTCTCAATGGCCAGGCAGAGCTCATCCCTTTGAAGAACATAGAGGTGGAGTTGTCTAGTGCACTGCATATCACAAAGGATGCCACGAAGGAAGCTCTGCACGTGACTATGGACCTCACCAAAGAAGCCATGTCTATAACAAAAGACGCTCTGAGCCTGAGCCGGGAGAAAATGACCTCCACCATGCAGAAAAtgctctctctccccccagccaA ggATTCTGTGCCCAAAGCCGAAGAGGGAGCAGTGACTCCAggcggggctggcagcagccgaATGCGTTTCTTCTCCATGAAGAGGACAGCATCCCAGCATTCCTTTGACACCACATCTGTGGACGGGAGCGGCCCTGAGGATGGGCTGTCGGTAGACAGCGATGGCAGCGACGGCTTTGTGATGCTCACAGACTCCG AACCCAGCCTGGACCCTCTTCCCTCAGGGCATCTTCCTCAGGTCCACGATGACACAGGCAGTAGAGCAAGCCTGATGGCAGAGGACGAGGGTGGAGTGTCTCCTGAAATAGACAGCTCGACTTCACAGAGTGAAGACCCCAGCCTTCAGCCG GTGTCTGTCCTCGTGTTGAAGATGAATGAGGTGAACTGCGGAATAGAGGCACGAGGTGACGATTTGTCCGTTGCTTTACAAGTAAAGAACGTGGTTCCAGAGCAACTGAACAACGTTGGAATGTGGCAGTATCTGCGTGGCTATCTGG CTCTAGGAGATCCAGGTATAGAGAAGCCTTCAGACCCTGAAGCTAGTAAGACCCAGCCAGAAGTGTGCTTACGTCTTGAAGTAGGACCTAATGCTGCTGTGCATTCACCGCTCGCTGTTCAGAATGGCTTCCTTCATATGCTGGTCCACAGTTACACAGCAGAGCTCTTCATGTCCTTCCTTACCAACCTTGGCCCCTTTCTTGAGGATGAAATAATTCCAGAGGTGATCCCCATGGAGATAGAAGTTGTGGATGCCAAAATCACATTGAAG gATGACAGCCCCCGGATATACCCTACCTCCCCTGGCCCCGTTCCTATCACCTTGGCAGTAGATCACATCATTGTGAAGCGCAGAGATGATGGGGTGTTCTATCTAACAG CTCCACAAGGGGAGGGctcacagaaacaggaaaaacctGTGTCAGTTCTTCAGGAACAGAAGGCCCCAGCGGCGTGTGTcttggcagccccagcagcaggagcacgtGGACTGCAG